One part of the Labeo rohita strain BAU-BD-2019 unplaced genomic scaffold, IGBB_LRoh.1.0 scaffold_65, whole genome shotgun sequence genome encodes these proteins:
- the LOC127161427 gene encoding uncharacterized protein LOC127161427, whose protein sequence is MALVKEESEDVKIDDIRIAEVFSLKQEDTEEQTVCSDVWDSCCFHKKSVYDLSESSKEEMLSDEEFVPESGSDLNSDIELDLEIPISNITESSLDSSSLNGTPGDSFIQNLSSSNDSSPNSVTEAMDVSIVNKMEKRNASIPKDTSSDSVSFSHDITTVSKGGQNFCFVCGKAQNKIARHFKVHENEDAEIAQALSFPAHSKKRKELLQALRNKGNFMHNNNVLKKGTGVLKVKRCSVKQDSNKYEYCIYCHGMFVREELWRHMKRCSAKRECHENYQCTKRVLGLAAVAKAAFSGTVSDAVLKLVRNMRDDEIVSVVQHDPCLLQFAQSLYNKHGRDLSRHGYIRQKICNLGRFLISIRKNSSITTLEDAIKPVNFMATVQAAKELAGFSKDEKTFDAPSLALKIGQHLLQVSSIIRGNAIIAGNKELSDCMEQFQTLYRAKWTECVSCTARMSAKEKKCKKKVSLPLTEDMQKLTKHLENALDSAYKNLEKSSTIQNYSDLARVTLTRVILFNRRQSGEVSKMQLKNFLDRDPSLVLPEFGLSNYEKRLCSYLSRVEFKGKKDRKVAILLTPDLVKALQLLVEKRKDCEVFDENGFLFALPKSLSFFRGHDCIRKFAQESGARHPEYLRSTQLRKQVATTSQILNLKNNEMDRLADFLGHDISVHQKFYRLPAATLQITKMSKLLLALERDNVTELQGRSLDEIQEFAEMNNSSDSEDSCEDEHEQDDTSACIRTSFVKRPWTKLEEQAVFRHFKTHILKGRLATLKECHSCKRAERRILHSRTPQNIRDFVRNRGTSLKRQNALKHL, encoded by the exons ATGGCGCTggttaaagaggagagtgaagacgTGAAGATTGACGACATAAGGATTGCAGAAGTGTTCAGTCTGAAACAAGAAGATACggaggaacaaacag tgtgcTCTGATGTGTGGGATTCATGCTGTTTCCATAAAAAGAGTGTGTAT gatTTATCTGAAAGCAGTAAAGAAGAAATGTTATCAGATGAAGAGTTTGTGCCTGAATCAGGATCTGACTTGAACTCAGACATAGAACTTGATTTAGAAATCCCTATCAGCAACATTACAGAGAGCTCTCTGGATTCATCCAGCCTAAATGGTACACCAGGagattcatttattcaaaatctgTCCTCTTCAAATGACTCAAGCCCCAATAGTGTTACTGAAGCAATGGACGTAagcattgtaaataaaatggaaaagagAAATGCATCGATCCCAAAGGATACATCAAGTGATTCAGTCTCGTTTTCGCATGACATAACCACTGTATCCAAAGGTGgtcaaaatttttgttttgtttgtggaaaagcacaaaacaaaatagctCGACATTTTAAAGTGCATGAAAATGAAGACGCAGAAATTGCACAAGCACTCAGTTTCCCAGCTCActccaaaaaaagaaaggagCTGCTTCAGGCATTGCGAAACAAAGGCAACTTCATGCACAACAACAATGTCCTGAAGAAAGGAACGGGTGTCCTGAAAGTAAAACGCTGTTCTGTAAAACAAGACTCTAACAAGTATGAGTACTGTATTTATTGCCATGGGATGTTTGTTCGTGAGGAACTCTGGAGGCACATGAAAAGATGCTCAGCCAAAAGAGAATGTCACGAAAATTACCAATGCACAAAGAGAGTATTGGGTCTTGCTGCAGTggccaaggctgcattttcaGGTACCGTATCGGATGCCGTCTTAAAACTCGTCAGAAATATGAGAGATGATGAAATTGTAAGTGTGGTTCAACATGACCCATGTCTGTTACAGTTTGCCCAATCTCTCTACAATAAACATGGACGTGACTTATCAAGGCATGGATATATACGCCAAAAAATTTGTAACCTTGGCAGATTTTTGATAAGCATTCGAAAGAACTCGTCCATTACCACCTTGGAGGATGCCATAAAGCCAGTGAATTTTATGGCTACTGTCCAAGCTGCAAAAGAGCTAGCAGGATTTAGCAAGGATGAAAAGACATTTGATGCACCAAGTTTAGCATTAAAGATCGGACAGCACTTACTGCAAGTCAGCTCAATCATCCGGGGCAATGCAATCATTGCTGGAAATAAGGAGCTCAGCGACTGTATGGAACAATTCCAAACACTGTACCGGGCAAAGTGGACAGAGTGTGTGTCTTGCACCGCAAGGATGTCTgcgaaagaaaagaaatgcaaGAAGAAAGTGAGTCTACCGCTGACCGAAGACATGCAAAAGTTGACAAAACATCTTGAAAATGCTTTGGATTCAGCCTACAAAAACCTAGAAAAATCTTCCACAATTCAGAACTATTCTGACCTTGCCAGAGTCACTCTCACTAGAGTCATTCTTTTCAATCGACGACAATCTGGAGAagtttccaaaatgcagctaaAAAATTTTCTTGATAGGGACCCCTCACTAGTTCTTCCAGAATTCGGACTATCAAACTATGAAAAACGACTATGTTCCTACTTAAGTAGGGTTGAAttcaaggggaaaaaagacagaaaagttGCCATTTTGTTGACACCAGATCTTGTAAAGGCACTCCAGCTGCTTGTAGAAAAGAGAAAAGATTGCGAAGTCTTTGATGAGAATGGATTCTTGTTTGCATTACCAAAAAGTCTGTCATTCTTCAGAGGTCATGACTGTATTCGAAAGTTTGCTCAGGAATCTGGAGCCAGGCATCCCGAGTACCTGAGGTCAACTCAACTACGAAAACAAGTGGCGACAACATCACAGATactaaatctgaaaaataatgaGATGGACCGACTTGCTGATTTTTTGGGGCATGATATCAGTGTTCATCAAAAGTTTTATAGACTGCCAGCTGCAACCCTTCAAATCACAAAAATGTCCAAACTGCTTCTAGCATTAGAAAGAGACAACGTTACAGAACTTCAAGGACGATCTCTCGATGAAATCCAag AATTTGCAGAAATGAACAACAgtagtgacagtgaagactctTGTGAAGATGAGCATGAGCAAGATGACACTTCTG CGTGTATCAGGACAAGCTTTGTAAAAAGGCCTTGGACCAAACTGGAGGAGCAAGCAGTATTCAGGCACTTTAAAACCCATATACTGAAGGGCCGTCTCGCCACACTGAAGGAATGTCACTCCTGCAAAAGAGCAGAGAGACGTATCTTGCATAGTCGAACGCCTCAAAACATCAGGGACTTTGTTCGAAACAGAGGAACATCTTTAAAGAGACAAAATGCATTGAAACACTTGTAA